From a single Callithrix jacchus isolate 240 chromosome 5, calJac240_pri, whole genome shotgun sequence genomic region:
- the LOC100386533 gene encoding E3 ubiquitin/ISG15 ligase TRIM25 isoform X2: protein MNCLQGFWNHQAAMGEKLYCPQCQEGYPSRPCLCKNVIRGEMVASFIQAKGQASGSLWPLAQSQDVACDFCSTPKLKSVKSCLQCVASLCKKHLRSHFEDQMFKDYQLLEPVWDLKNCLCWKHHSLRQTYCRAEGCCVCGVCLLEEHKNDDITSLEEERAHKERQAFREREQPSKQRFGPWAIQHCSLIVTEAEQMNAQGMSLLGSDMGLSAEGLLQGHLSKSEDPPPLPPTSPPYSPPEVQVQNVQDTMENQMLIITADSWKHQGRVAFLSKLIQTMRDEVNTCFSEIIQEVKQLQVRILDFMEKEEAAALEKLSSSIQQSHNRLLKLKGDSVWLHTLLINQSNQQLLQEFPRLKQFSAHMEPLMGINCEETQSFSQLPETLAELWTQMLDMGLSFFNQLLLKGYRNLNFDPTVASEELFLLKETHSVLNLGIHLEPPRQDGPFSGFNQWPQVLCSRGLSEGRHYWEVEVSNSWVCLGITYRSRSPLRGLLCCSVVYLLGRNPYSWCLEWFTLKFSAWHNEQMVLRGAYHRARWAWLPVLRPGGWR, encoded by the exons ATGAACTGCCTCCAAGGTTTCTGGAACCACCAGGCTGCCATGGGCGAGAAGCTCTATTGCCCCCAGTGCCAAGAGGGCTACCCCTCCAGGCCCTGCCTCTGTAAGAATGTCATTCGAGGGGAGATGGTGGCCAGCTTCATCCAGGCCAAAGGCCAGGCCTCAGGGTCCTTGTGGCCCCTGGCTCAGTCCCAGGACGTGGCCTGCGACTTCTGTTCCACCCCGAAGCTCAAATCTGTCAAGTCATGCCTGCAGTGTGTGGCCTCCCTGTGCAAGAAACACCTGCGCAGCCACTTCGAGGACCAGATGTTCAAGGATTACCAGCTGCTGGAGCCCGTGTGGGATCTCAAGAACTGCTTGTGCTGGAAGCACCACAGTCTGCGGCAGACGTACTGTCGCGCAGAAGGCTGCTGCGTGTGTGGGGTCTGTCTACTGGAGGAGCACAAGAACGACGACATCACCTCGCTGGAGGAGGAGCGTGCACACaaggag AGACAGGCGTTCAGAGAGCGAGAGCAGCCCTCCAAGCAGAGGTTTGGACCATGGGCCATCCAGCACTGCTCTCTCATTGTCACTGAAGCTGAGCAGATGAATGCACAAGGTATGTCTCTTCTGGGCTCAGACATGGGCCTATCTGCAGAAGGGCTTCTCCAAGGCCACCTCTCTAAATCAGAGgaccctcctcctctcccacctaCCTCTCCCCCCTACTCCCCACCCGAGGTCCAGGTTCAAAATGTCCAGGACACTATGGAGAACCAGATGCTGATCATCACTGCTGACAGCTGGAAGCACCAGGGCCGGGTGGCCTTTCTCTCG AAACTGATCCAGACAATGAGAGATGAGGTGAACACCTGCTTCTCGGAGATCATCCAGGAGGTCAAACAGCTGCAGGTGAGGATCTTGGATTTcatggagaaggaggaggcagcCGCCCTGGAGAAGCTGAGCAGCTCCATACAGCAGAGCCACAACCGGCTCCTCAAGCTGAAGGGAGACAGCGTCTGGCTCCACACCCTGCTCATCAACCAGAGCAACCAGCAGCTTCTGCAG GAGTTCCCCAGGCTGAAGCAGTTCTCAGCCCATATGGAACCCCTGATGGGCATCAATTGTGAGGAAACGCAGAGCTTCTCCCAGCTGCCAGAGACCCTGGCTGAGCTCTGGACCCAGATGCTGGACATGGGCCTCAGCTTCTTCAACCAGCTCCTTCTGAAGG GTTACCGCAACCTGAACTTCGACCCCACCGTAGCCAGCGAGGAGCTGTTCCTCCTCAAGGAGACCCACTCGGTGCTGAACCTGGGCATCCACCTGGAGCCCCCGAGACAGGATGGCCCCTTCTCGGGCTTCAACCAGTGGCCGCAGGTGCTGTGCTCGCGCGGCCTGTCCGAGGGCCGCCActactgggaggtggaggtgtcCAACTCGTGGGTGTGCCTGGGCATCACCTACCGCTCCCGCTCCCCGCTCCGCGGCCTCCTGTGCTGCAGCGTGGTCTATCTGCTGGGCCGCAACCCCTACTCATGGTGCCTGGAGTGGTTCACGCTCAAGTTCTCGGCGTGGCACAACGAACAGATGGTGCTGCGCGGCGCCTACCACCGCGCACGCTGGGCGTGGCTGCCTGTCCTACGGCCTGGCGGGTGGCGCTAG
- the LOC100386533 gene encoding tripartite motif-containing protein 16 isoform X5: MNCLQGFWNHQAAMGEKLYCPQCQEGYPSRPCLCKNVIRGEMVASFIQAKGQASGSLWPLAQSQDVACDFCSTPKLKSVKSCLQCVASLCKKHLRSHFEDQMFKDYQLLEPVWDLKNCLCWKHHSLRQTYCRAEGCCVCGVCLLEEHKNDDITSLEEERAHKEVQNVQDTMENQMLIITADSWKHQGRVAFLSKLIQTMRDEVNTCFSEIIQEVKQLQVRILDFMEKEEAAALEKLSSSIQQSHNRLLKLKGDSVWLHTLLINQSNQQLLQEFPRLKQFSAHMEPLMGINCEETQSFSQLPETLAELWTQMLDMGLSFFNQLLLKGYRNLNFDPTVASEELFLLKETHSVLNLGIHLEPPRQDGPFSGFNQWPQVLCSRGLSEGRHYWEVEVSNSWVCLGITYRSRSPLRGLLCCSVVYLLGRNPYSWCLEWFTLKFSAWHNEQMVLRGAYHRARWAWLPVLRPGGWR; this comes from the exons ATGAACTGCCTCCAAGGTTTCTGGAACCACCAGGCTGCCATGGGCGAGAAGCTCTATTGCCCCCAGTGCCAAGAGGGCTACCCCTCCAGGCCCTGCCTCTGTAAGAATGTCATTCGAGGGGAGATGGTGGCCAGCTTCATCCAGGCCAAAGGCCAGGCCTCAGGGTCCTTGTGGCCCCTGGCTCAGTCCCAGGACGTGGCCTGCGACTTCTGTTCCACCCCGAAGCTCAAATCTGTCAAGTCATGCCTGCAGTGTGTGGCCTCCCTGTGCAAGAAACACCTGCGCAGCCACTTCGAGGACCAGATGTTCAAGGATTACCAGCTGCTGGAGCCCGTGTGGGATCTCAAGAACTGCTTGTGCTGGAAGCACCACAGTCTGCGGCAGACGTACTGTCGCGCAGAAGGCTGCTGCGTGTGTGGGGTCTGTCTACTGGAGGAGCACAAGAACGACGACATCACCTCGCTGGAGGAGGAGCGTGCACACaaggag GTTCAAAATGTCCAGGACACTATGGAGAACCAGATGCTGATCATCACTGCTGACAGCTGGAAGCACCAGGGCCGGGTGGCCTTTCTCTCG AAACTGATCCAGACAATGAGAGATGAGGTGAACACCTGCTTCTCGGAGATCATCCAGGAGGTCAAACAGCTGCAGGTGAGGATCTTGGATTTcatggagaaggaggaggcagcCGCCCTGGAGAAGCTGAGCAGCTCCATACAGCAGAGCCACAACCGGCTCCTCAAGCTGAAGGGAGACAGCGTCTGGCTCCACACCCTGCTCATCAACCAGAGCAACCAGCAGCTTCTGCAG GAGTTCCCCAGGCTGAAGCAGTTCTCAGCCCATATGGAACCCCTGATGGGCATCAATTGTGAGGAAACGCAGAGCTTCTCCCAGCTGCCAGAGACCCTGGCTGAGCTCTGGACCCAGATGCTGGACATGGGCCTCAGCTTCTTCAACCAGCTCCTTCTGAAGG GTTACCGCAACCTGAACTTCGACCCCACCGTAGCCAGCGAGGAGCTGTTCCTCCTCAAGGAGACCCACTCGGTGCTGAACCTGGGCATCCACCTGGAGCCCCCGAGACAGGATGGCCCCTTCTCGGGCTTCAACCAGTGGCCGCAGGTGCTGTGCTCGCGCGGCCTGTCCGAGGGCCGCCActactgggaggtggaggtgtcCAACTCGTGGGTGTGCCTGGGCATCACCTACCGCTCCCGCTCCCCGCTCCGCGGCCTCCTGTGCTGCAGCGTGGTCTATCTGCTGGGCCGCAACCCCTACTCATGGTGCCTGGAGTGGTTCACGCTCAAGTTCTCGGCGTGGCACAACGAACAGATGGTGCTGCGCGGCGCCTACCACCGCGCACGCTGGGCGTGGCTGCCTGTCCTACGGCCTGGCGGGTGGCGCTAG
- the LOC100386533 gene encoding E3 ubiquitin/ISG15 ligase TRIM25 isoform X1 yields MNCLQGFWNHQAAMGEKLYCPQCQEGYPSRPCLCKNVIRGEMVASFIQAKGQASGSLWPLAQSQDVACDFCSTPKLKSVKSCLQCVASLCKKHLRSHFEDQMFKDYQLLEPVWDLKNCLCWKHHSLRQTYCRAEGCCVCGVCLLEEHKNDDITSLEEERAHKERQAFREREQPSKQRFGPWAIQHCSLIVTEAEQMNAQGMSLLGSDMGLSAEGLLQGHLSKSEDPPPLPPTSPPYSPPEVQVQNVQDTMENQMLIITADSWKHQGRVAFLSKLIQTMRDEVNTCFSEIIQEVKQLQVRILDFMEKEEAAALEKLSSSIQQSHNRLLKLKGDSVWLHTLLINQSNQQLLQEFPRLKQFSAHMEPLMGINCEETQSFSQLPETLAELWTQMLDMGLSFFNQLLLKGIKMSSYEVLPTAVDRKTLLKCYRNLNFDPTVASEELFLLKETHSVLNLGIHLEPPRQDGPFSGFNQWPQVLCSRGLSEGRHYWEVEVSNSWVCLGITYRSRSPLRGLLCCSVVYLLGRNPYSWCLEWFTLKFSAWHNEQMVLRGAYHRARWAWLPVLRPGGWR; encoded by the exons ATGAACTGCCTCCAAGGTTTCTGGAACCACCAGGCTGCCATGGGCGAGAAGCTCTATTGCCCCCAGTGCCAAGAGGGCTACCCCTCCAGGCCCTGCCTCTGTAAGAATGTCATTCGAGGGGAGATGGTGGCCAGCTTCATCCAGGCCAAAGGCCAGGCCTCAGGGTCCTTGTGGCCCCTGGCTCAGTCCCAGGACGTGGCCTGCGACTTCTGTTCCACCCCGAAGCTCAAATCTGTCAAGTCATGCCTGCAGTGTGTGGCCTCCCTGTGCAAGAAACACCTGCGCAGCCACTTCGAGGACCAGATGTTCAAGGATTACCAGCTGCTGGAGCCCGTGTGGGATCTCAAGAACTGCTTGTGCTGGAAGCACCACAGTCTGCGGCAGACGTACTGTCGCGCAGAAGGCTGCTGCGTGTGTGGGGTCTGTCTACTGGAGGAGCACAAGAACGACGACATCACCTCGCTGGAGGAGGAGCGTGCACACaaggag AGACAGGCGTTCAGAGAGCGAGAGCAGCCCTCCAAGCAGAGGTTTGGACCATGGGCCATCCAGCACTGCTCTCTCATTGTCACTGAAGCTGAGCAGATGAATGCACAAGGTATGTCTCTTCTGGGCTCAGACATGGGCCTATCTGCAGAAGGGCTTCTCCAAGGCCACCTCTCTAAATCAGAGgaccctcctcctctcccacctaCCTCTCCCCCCTACTCCCCACCCGAGGTCCAGGTTCAAAATGTCCAGGACACTATGGAGAACCAGATGCTGATCATCACTGCTGACAGCTGGAAGCACCAGGGCCGGGTGGCCTTTCTCTCG AAACTGATCCAGACAATGAGAGATGAGGTGAACACCTGCTTCTCGGAGATCATCCAGGAGGTCAAACAGCTGCAGGTGAGGATCTTGGATTTcatggagaaggaggaggcagcCGCCCTGGAGAAGCTGAGCAGCTCCATACAGCAGAGCCACAACCGGCTCCTCAAGCTGAAGGGAGACAGCGTCTGGCTCCACACCCTGCTCATCAACCAGAGCAACCAGCAGCTTCTGCAG GAGTTCCCCAGGCTGAAGCAGTTCTCAGCCCATATGGAACCCCTGATGGGCATCAATTGTGAGGAAACGCAGAGCTTCTCCCAGCTGCCAGAGACCCTGGCTGAGCTCTGGACCCAGATGCTGGACATGGGCCTCAGCTTCTTCAACCAGCTCCTTCTGAAGG GCATTAAGATGAGCTCCTATGAGGTGCTGCCCACAGCTGTGGACAGGAAGACACTCCTCAAGT GTTACCGCAACCTGAACTTCGACCCCACCGTAGCCAGCGAGGAGCTGTTCCTCCTCAAGGAGACCCACTCGGTGCTGAACCTGGGCATCCACCTGGAGCCCCCGAGACAGGATGGCCCCTTCTCGGGCTTCAACCAGTGGCCGCAGGTGCTGTGCTCGCGCGGCCTGTCCGAGGGCCGCCActactgggaggtggaggtgtcCAACTCGTGGGTGTGCCTGGGCATCACCTACCGCTCCCGCTCCCCGCTCCGCGGCCTCCTGTGCTGCAGCGTGGTCTATCTGCTGGGCCGCAACCCCTACTCATGGTGCCTGGAGTGGTTCACGCTCAAGTTCTCGGCGTGGCACAACGAACAGATGGTGCTGCGCGGCGCCTACCACCGCGCACGCTGGGCGTGGCTGCCTGTCCTACGGCCTGGCGGGTGGCGCTAG
- the LOC100386533 gene encoding tripartite motif-containing protein 16 isoform X6 — translation MNCLQGFWNHQAAMGEKLYCPQCQEGYPSRPCLCKNVIRGEMVASFIQAKGQASGSLWPLAQSQDVACDFCSTPKLKSVKSCLQCVASLCKKHLRSHFEDQMFKDYQLLEPVWDLKNCLCWKHHSLRQTYCRAEGCCVCGVCLLEEHKNDDITSLEEERAHKEKLIQTMRDEVNTCFSEIIQEVKQLQVRILDFMEKEEAAALEKLSSSIQQSHNRLLKLKGDSVWLHTLLINQSNQQLLQEFPRLKQFSAHMEPLMGINCEETQSFSQLPETLAELWTQMLDMGLSFFNQLLLKGIKMSSYEVLPTAVDRKTLLKCYRNLNFDPTVASEELFLLKETHSVLNLGIHLEPPRQDGPFSGFNQWPQVLCSRGLSEGRHYWEVEVSNSWVCLGITYRSRSPLRGLLCCSVVYLLGRNPYSWCLEWFTLKFSAWHNEQMVLRGAYHRARWAWLPVLRPGGWR, via the exons ATGAACTGCCTCCAAGGTTTCTGGAACCACCAGGCTGCCATGGGCGAGAAGCTCTATTGCCCCCAGTGCCAAGAGGGCTACCCCTCCAGGCCCTGCCTCTGTAAGAATGTCATTCGAGGGGAGATGGTGGCCAGCTTCATCCAGGCCAAAGGCCAGGCCTCAGGGTCCTTGTGGCCCCTGGCTCAGTCCCAGGACGTGGCCTGCGACTTCTGTTCCACCCCGAAGCTCAAATCTGTCAAGTCATGCCTGCAGTGTGTGGCCTCCCTGTGCAAGAAACACCTGCGCAGCCACTTCGAGGACCAGATGTTCAAGGATTACCAGCTGCTGGAGCCCGTGTGGGATCTCAAGAACTGCTTGTGCTGGAAGCACCACAGTCTGCGGCAGACGTACTGTCGCGCAGAAGGCTGCTGCGTGTGTGGGGTCTGTCTACTGGAGGAGCACAAGAACGACGACATCACCTCGCTGGAGGAGGAGCGTGCACACaaggag AAACTGATCCAGACAATGAGAGATGAGGTGAACACCTGCTTCTCGGAGATCATCCAGGAGGTCAAACAGCTGCAGGTGAGGATCTTGGATTTcatggagaaggaggaggcagcCGCCCTGGAGAAGCTGAGCAGCTCCATACAGCAGAGCCACAACCGGCTCCTCAAGCTGAAGGGAGACAGCGTCTGGCTCCACACCCTGCTCATCAACCAGAGCAACCAGCAGCTTCTGCAG GAGTTCCCCAGGCTGAAGCAGTTCTCAGCCCATATGGAACCCCTGATGGGCATCAATTGTGAGGAAACGCAGAGCTTCTCCCAGCTGCCAGAGACCCTGGCTGAGCTCTGGACCCAGATGCTGGACATGGGCCTCAGCTTCTTCAACCAGCTCCTTCTGAAGG GCATTAAGATGAGCTCCTATGAGGTGCTGCCCACAGCTGTGGACAGGAAGACACTCCTCAAGT GTTACCGCAACCTGAACTTCGACCCCACCGTAGCCAGCGAGGAGCTGTTCCTCCTCAAGGAGACCCACTCGGTGCTGAACCTGGGCATCCACCTGGAGCCCCCGAGACAGGATGGCCCCTTCTCGGGCTTCAACCAGTGGCCGCAGGTGCTGTGCTCGCGCGGCCTGTCCGAGGGCCGCCActactgggaggtggaggtgtcCAACTCGTGGGTGTGCCTGGGCATCACCTACCGCTCCCGCTCCCCGCTCCGCGGCCTCCTGTGCTGCAGCGTGGTCTATCTGCTGGGCCGCAACCCCTACTCATGGTGCCTGGAGTGGTTCACGCTCAAGTTCTCGGCGTGGCACAACGAACAGATGGTGCTGCGCGGCGCCTACCACCGCGCACGCTGGGCGTGGCTGCCTGTCCTACGGCCTGGCGGGTGGCGCTAG
- the LOC100386533 gene encoding tripartite motif-containing protein 16 isoform X3, translating to MNCLQGFWNHQAAMGEKLYCPQCQEGYPSRPCLCKNVIRGEMVASFIQAKGQASGSLWPLAQSQDVACDFCSTPKLKSVKSCLQCVASLCKKHLRSHFEDQMFKDYQLLEPVWDLKNCLCWKHHSLRQTYCRAEGCCVCGVCLLEEHKNDDITSLEEERAHKEVQVQNVQDTMENQMLIITADSWKHQGRVAFLSKLIQTMRDEVNTCFSEIIQEVKQLQVRILDFMEKEEAAALEKLSSSIQQSHNRLLKLKGDSVWLHTLLINQSNQQLLQEFPRLKQFSAHMEPLMGINCEETQSFSQLPETLAELWTQMLDMGLSFFNQLLLKGIKMSSYEVLPTAVDRKTLLKCYRNLNFDPTVASEELFLLKETHSVLNLGIHLEPPRQDGPFSGFNQWPQVLCSRGLSEGRHYWEVEVSNSWVCLGITYRSRSPLRGLLCCSVVYLLGRNPYSWCLEWFTLKFSAWHNEQMVLRGAYHRARWAWLPVLRPGGWR from the exons ATGAACTGCCTCCAAGGTTTCTGGAACCACCAGGCTGCCATGGGCGAGAAGCTCTATTGCCCCCAGTGCCAAGAGGGCTACCCCTCCAGGCCCTGCCTCTGTAAGAATGTCATTCGAGGGGAGATGGTGGCCAGCTTCATCCAGGCCAAAGGCCAGGCCTCAGGGTCCTTGTGGCCCCTGGCTCAGTCCCAGGACGTGGCCTGCGACTTCTGTTCCACCCCGAAGCTCAAATCTGTCAAGTCATGCCTGCAGTGTGTGGCCTCCCTGTGCAAGAAACACCTGCGCAGCCACTTCGAGGACCAGATGTTCAAGGATTACCAGCTGCTGGAGCCCGTGTGGGATCTCAAGAACTGCTTGTGCTGGAAGCACCACAGTCTGCGGCAGACGTACTGTCGCGCAGAAGGCTGCTGCGTGTGTGGGGTCTGTCTACTGGAGGAGCACAAGAACGACGACATCACCTCGCTGGAGGAGGAGCGTGCACACaaggag GTCCAGGTTCAAAATGTCCAGGACACTATGGAGAACCAGATGCTGATCATCACTGCTGACAGCTGGAAGCACCAGGGCCGGGTGGCCTTTCTCTCG AAACTGATCCAGACAATGAGAGATGAGGTGAACACCTGCTTCTCGGAGATCATCCAGGAGGTCAAACAGCTGCAGGTGAGGATCTTGGATTTcatggagaaggaggaggcagcCGCCCTGGAGAAGCTGAGCAGCTCCATACAGCAGAGCCACAACCGGCTCCTCAAGCTGAAGGGAGACAGCGTCTGGCTCCACACCCTGCTCATCAACCAGAGCAACCAGCAGCTTCTGCAG GAGTTCCCCAGGCTGAAGCAGTTCTCAGCCCATATGGAACCCCTGATGGGCATCAATTGTGAGGAAACGCAGAGCTTCTCCCAGCTGCCAGAGACCCTGGCTGAGCTCTGGACCCAGATGCTGGACATGGGCCTCAGCTTCTTCAACCAGCTCCTTCTGAAGG GCATTAAGATGAGCTCCTATGAGGTGCTGCCCACAGCTGTGGACAGGAAGACACTCCTCAAGT GTTACCGCAACCTGAACTTCGACCCCACCGTAGCCAGCGAGGAGCTGTTCCTCCTCAAGGAGACCCACTCGGTGCTGAACCTGGGCATCCACCTGGAGCCCCCGAGACAGGATGGCCCCTTCTCGGGCTTCAACCAGTGGCCGCAGGTGCTGTGCTCGCGCGGCCTGTCCGAGGGCCGCCActactgggaggtggaggtgtcCAACTCGTGGGTGTGCCTGGGCATCACCTACCGCTCCCGCTCCCCGCTCCGCGGCCTCCTGTGCTGCAGCGTGGTCTATCTGCTGGGCCGCAACCCCTACTCATGGTGCCTGGAGTGGTTCACGCTCAAGTTCTCGGCGTGGCACAACGAACAGATGGTGCTGCGCGGCGCCTACCACCGCGCACGCTGGGCGTGGCTGCCTGTCCTACGGCCTGGCGGGTGGCGCTAG
- the LOC100386533 gene encoding tripartite motif-containing protein 16 isoform X4 — MNCLQGFWNHQAAMGEKLYCPQCQEGYPSRPCLCKNVIRGEMVASFIQAKGQASGSLWPLAQSQDVACDFCSTPKLKSVKSCLQCVASLCKKHLRSHFEDQMFKDYQLLEPVWDLKNCLCWKHHSLRQTYCRAEGCCVCGVCLLEEHKNDDITSLEEERAHKEVQNVQDTMENQMLIITADSWKHQGRVAFLSKLIQTMRDEVNTCFSEIIQEVKQLQVRILDFMEKEEAAALEKLSSSIQQSHNRLLKLKGDSVWLHTLLINQSNQQLLQEFPRLKQFSAHMEPLMGINCEETQSFSQLPETLAELWTQMLDMGLSFFNQLLLKGIKMSSYEVLPTAVDRKTLLKCYRNLNFDPTVASEELFLLKETHSVLNLGIHLEPPRQDGPFSGFNQWPQVLCSRGLSEGRHYWEVEVSNSWVCLGITYRSRSPLRGLLCCSVVYLLGRNPYSWCLEWFTLKFSAWHNEQMVLRGAYHRARWAWLPVLRPGGWR; from the exons ATGAACTGCCTCCAAGGTTTCTGGAACCACCAGGCTGCCATGGGCGAGAAGCTCTATTGCCCCCAGTGCCAAGAGGGCTACCCCTCCAGGCCCTGCCTCTGTAAGAATGTCATTCGAGGGGAGATGGTGGCCAGCTTCATCCAGGCCAAAGGCCAGGCCTCAGGGTCCTTGTGGCCCCTGGCTCAGTCCCAGGACGTGGCCTGCGACTTCTGTTCCACCCCGAAGCTCAAATCTGTCAAGTCATGCCTGCAGTGTGTGGCCTCCCTGTGCAAGAAACACCTGCGCAGCCACTTCGAGGACCAGATGTTCAAGGATTACCAGCTGCTGGAGCCCGTGTGGGATCTCAAGAACTGCTTGTGCTGGAAGCACCACAGTCTGCGGCAGACGTACTGTCGCGCAGAAGGCTGCTGCGTGTGTGGGGTCTGTCTACTGGAGGAGCACAAGAACGACGACATCACCTCGCTGGAGGAGGAGCGTGCACACaaggag GTTCAAAATGTCCAGGACACTATGGAGAACCAGATGCTGATCATCACTGCTGACAGCTGGAAGCACCAGGGCCGGGTGGCCTTTCTCTCG AAACTGATCCAGACAATGAGAGATGAGGTGAACACCTGCTTCTCGGAGATCATCCAGGAGGTCAAACAGCTGCAGGTGAGGATCTTGGATTTcatggagaaggaggaggcagcCGCCCTGGAGAAGCTGAGCAGCTCCATACAGCAGAGCCACAACCGGCTCCTCAAGCTGAAGGGAGACAGCGTCTGGCTCCACACCCTGCTCATCAACCAGAGCAACCAGCAGCTTCTGCAG GAGTTCCCCAGGCTGAAGCAGTTCTCAGCCCATATGGAACCCCTGATGGGCATCAATTGTGAGGAAACGCAGAGCTTCTCCCAGCTGCCAGAGACCCTGGCTGAGCTCTGGACCCAGATGCTGGACATGGGCCTCAGCTTCTTCAACCAGCTCCTTCTGAAGG GCATTAAGATGAGCTCCTATGAGGTGCTGCCCACAGCTGTGGACAGGAAGACACTCCTCAAGT GTTACCGCAACCTGAACTTCGACCCCACCGTAGCCAGCGAGGAGCTGTTCCTCCTCAAGGAGACCCACTCGGTGCTGAACCTGGGCATCCACCTGGAGCCCCCGAGACAGGATGGCCCCTTCTCGGGCTTCAACCAGTGGCCGCAGGTGCTGTGCTCGCGCGGCCTGTCCGAGGGCCGCCActactgggaggtggaggtgtcCAACTCGTGGGTGTGCCTGGGCATCACCTACCGCTCCCGCTCCCCGCTCCGCGGCCTCCTGTGCTGCAGCGTGGTCTATCTGCTGGGCCGCAACCCCTACTCATGGTGCCTGGAGTGGTTCACGCTCAAGTTCTCGGCGTGGCACAACGAACAGATGGTGCTGCGCGGCGCCTACCACCGCGCACGCTGGGCGTGGCTGCCTGTCCTACGGCCTGGCGGGTGGCGCTAG